Below is a window of Osmia bicornis bicornis chromosome 8, iOsmBic2.1, whole genome shotgun sequence DNA.
ATCGAAGgggaataaaatttatgattatATCCCTCTTCCAGGACcccatttattttactttttccagttatttatacaattttatccCTCATTATAGGCCAAAGCCATCTCGgtatcccttacatcactGCATTCCTTCCATCCCAACATTTCTTACATTCCAGCAACCCTTAAgaaaccatttttttttttttttttttttttaacgtggtggaaatcttcagaaagacaccttcagcccccctggggaggggccggaggtagtgtgggatttttacccactaaaaccaccacggtggcCTGCACTAGGGTGGAAGGGAGGGTGATTTGTCCCTCCGCCatgtgccaaactccgccgacatcgggggccacacccgatgtcgacactcctcgggccgcgtgcagtggagaccggggccccagccccggaCCCCTACGGaattcctttacatccctcGTTCCCTTATATCtatgcatcccttacatccgtgcattctttttatccctacattcttttcatccctacattcctttcatctctatattcttttcatccctacattccttacatctcttcatcccttaaatACCTAGATTCTTATCATCCCTTAAATCCCTACATTAttatcatccctacattcttttcatccctacattccttacatctctgcactccttataataaatatattataaaggctgcttcgagtaaaggtaagtaaaggtaagtaaaggtaagttagaatttcgcgaaaatttcgaaaaaacagcgccccctagcggcaaaaatgcgaactaaaatttcgatgtcgaatcagcgccatctggatttgaaaaaaggaactaaaacaagtcgaaattttggccctctagcggcaaaaatgtgaactaaaatttcgatgtcgaatcagcgccatctggttttgaaaaaaggaactaaaacaagtcgaaattttggccctctagcggcaaaaatgtgaactaaaatttcgatgtcgaatcagcgccatctggttttgaaaaaaggaactaaaacaggtcgaaattttggccctctagcggcaaaaatgtgaactaaaatttcgatgtcgaatcagcgccatctggttttgaaaaaaggaactaaaacaagtcgaaattttggccctctagcggcaaaaatgtgaactaaattttcgatgccgaatcagcgccctctggtggcgaaaaaaggaactaaatttgtacaAAATCGCAGGCCTTATAGCCGCAAAAATGATATATATAAGTGATACAAGGATATAAAGGATACAGgtatgtaagggatgcagggatgtaagggacgtTGGGATATAAAGAAGACAGGAATGTGAGGAATgtagagatgtaagggatgtagagaTGTGAGGAatacagggatgtaagggatgcagagatgtaagggatgcagagatgtaagggatgaagagatgtatGGAATGTcaggatgaaaagaatgcagggatgtaaggaatgtagggatataagggatggagcgatgtaaggaatgtagggatgaaaagaatgtagagatgaaaagaatgaagagatgtaagggttgCTGAGATGTAACGAATGCAGTGATATAAGGGTGCAGAGATATAGTGGAATCAGAGATATAAAGGGTGCGGACGGAAGTAATAAAATCAACACGTTTGTCCTAAGGAGTTTACTCAATAAGCTTAGAATATAATTACAGCAAATTAATGaacgcagaaaataaaataagggtATATGTATACCTTTAGCTACCTACATGAAACTAGCCGGAAGGAATAAATGGGTCCTTGACACCCCGGATGTCACAATGTCTATAAGCAAAGAGTGTCAGTGGTgtttcggggtccctgacaccccaagatgtATTAGGTAAGTATACTGAAAGCGCCAGCGATGTATCGGGGTCCCTGATACCCCAGATAATGTCAGGTCGGCATGCAGAGAACACCACTGGATGAAATCAGGTCCGTACgaacattttaattaagaatccAGACTTAAAAAGAGGAGATCATGTAGCTAAAggagtaatttaattataaaaacgCCATAATTTATGTAGATTTGTcgcataaaaataaattagttCCCCGAAAACAAGTTTCACTTTAATTTACCATTGATTTATGTTAACGATCTCTAGTCGCCAGGCAAGGTACAATGTTCGCAATCATTAAATTGGTTTAAATCTATCGTTCAAATGAAACGCACATCAAACATAGGATCCATGAGCAAAGATTcgaatatcatttttttattaacgtTTTGTCAGTTACAATTTTgattacatacatataatgtGGATTCATCTTTAAACACATGTCGCTATGATACAAATGACGAGGATAAAAATTTGGAGTGcgtaaaaatgtaattagatgacaattttttttttgttttcttttgctTTGTTTCTTGcatttctttccttctttcattCTTATTTCTCCCCCATTATTACTTCATTGGTCATGGCGATGGGCCAACtttgaatgtatattaatataatatacctTAGCTGGCCCATGTCCACTTAGGGTAAACTTGTAATTACTCCTTTCGATCGCATTTTAAATCGTCCCTAATTCGCtaatattttgttttgtgtttttttttcttttttgttaatcTCCCCCTTTTCTTTTATACACTATGAATCGGTGCACGTTCGTCGCCCAAGACTGGTCCAGTAATAGCGATTGACCGACGCGTTGATCGAGAATCTCAAATATCTTTCACACCGACCACACAGGCACGGATTAGTGCCAAATTCAGAGGACAGAATATTTACAGATGAACAAACGGCTTGGCCAAGCATATTTCCGGTCTCTTGTGGACGTCACGCTTATGTACACGTTTTCTCGTCTCTCTTCAATTCATTCATCATTTCTTTCTCGTCGTTGATCCCTCGAATCTCTATCTTACTCTCGAACTTATCAaacgaaaattttattaaaatttagaaaatgggAACTACcagttagaaaataattaaaaattgaatggAAACAGAGGATCGAATACTAATCAATCAATATTCTACTTTCGTTTAGACGCCGATCTTCCGAGGATCCGAAAATTTTGATGAAAGAAACAAGaatgtttcttcttcgtgtttGTAATTCGGCTGCTCAGTCCAAAAGGCCGCAAATAACACTTTCGAGTACGATACTTCTTGCTTATCCCTGAGCCAAAATCTACTTGGGACCTTTCTGACTCAGGACCGAAGttttcccttctttctttttagtCTCTTGTCGAATGAAATTCGCTTCAGTTGCTGTGGACGGAAAAGGAACGATCCTTCTTTCTgacaaatttttcttaaacgTGAGTGAGGAGAAAGAAATCTTttcgaaagaagaaacagCGTCTCGACGACGAGATACACGATATAAAATCATAGAAATTCGATTTACGAAGGATTACCTTTCTATAAGTCacgataataaaattgtaaatacgTTGTTTTATGAATAGGaactgttaaaaataaaaagaaaaattttctcaGATATCTTTTGTGTTTCAAATTAAATGATAATGCgttcttaaccctttcgctgcggTACCTGATGCATAAGAATGGAAAATCGATGAAAcctgataaataatttattatttaactcGACGTTCAGCATCTCCATTGATGGTCGCATTAAATTCTAATGTGACGCGCAACGAAAGGATTtagttatttcttttttttatcaaacgATATAAGAAGAGAGGGAGATCGATTATGATCGAGAAATCAACGAGGAACACAGATGCTACGAGCCATTTTCTACTTGTACGATCGATACTTTCACAGAGAGACGTCGTCGATCGCCCCGTCGTGTCCTCTCCCTTTTTTCCCacgaaattttaaaaactaaTTTGTATGATTCTTCTCAACCGGCCGAATAAAAAAGGCCGAGCGATGGCGAGGCTTCGAATTTcattaaaagaataaaataattagtaaaatCGTTTGGAATCGAGCGCATAAAAGGGTCGCTCGTAAATGGGTAATTAGATTAATTAATCGTAGAAATTCACGCATCACCCAAATACGAGCGGAGTGGCTattcaaagtgttaaaattCGAATCACCTTTGATCCTCGCCATCGCTTGGCTGCTTTGCGTGATTCGTTAAAATGCATCATCAAGATCTAACGCGTGAtccatatttttttaaaattcatgaaaaGCCTTGAAACACTTTGTACATGCTTCTGGGTCATCGATAGGAAACGAGAAATGAAAAGctagaaaaaaatagaaaaagaaaagtttgaaaatctATGGAAACTTGATCGATGCACTTTATCATTGGTGACAAAGCGTGTCGcgttgatttttcaaaattttaccCTCGACAGCGTCACGAGGCTGATCTGATCGGCCCGCATTCAGAGCTTCGCAACCCAAGCtgttctgtttttttttttttcttctattttatataaatcCGGCTCCGTGTTTTATGTGTATTTcgttaacaattaaaaattcattatctTTTGCTTCCTATTTTTTACTTATCGTTTCTCCTGTTGCATCACCTATTCCCACATCTTCGATCCTTCCTCTgtcgtttaaattcaattCGCATTATTAGggtataataattaattaattgatgaattaattaattataatagtGTCATTATAATTCGTAATAATATACAACATTTGTCAATAGATCATTTATCCTAAAACCCACCGCATGCTCGTGTCGAAATAATCGTTTGCATCTATTCTCCTTTTCTCGCACacccacacacacacacgtacGTACATTTTTTCCTAACACATTCTTACATGGAAACACGCAGAGGCATACTTTCTTCGATTCTTCATCTTCATTTCTTTTACGAAACACCCTTTTCTCGTTTTCTTCGCACACTCTCACACGCCGTGGGACTGTACTGGCTTCACGCGTATCTTACCTATCTAATTCAATGATTTGTATTCGTTAGTGTTCGTGTATGTGTGTACGCGCGTGTCAAAAGCTTTTTTACTCGCACGTTTTTACCCGCTTTTCCTACCCCGTTCACCGCTCCATTTTTCCGAACgagtttcaaattttatttctaccGATCTTTTCGTCTAAAATTGAATACTAATCGAATTACAGTAAAAGAACGAAATGGAGCAGAGAACGGAGAGGAAGGAAGGATGGAAATTTCGGCGAGAAACAAACGGCGACGACCTCTTGCTCCTCGTACTGGATCACCGTATTCCCCCGtggaaacagaaaaaaaagagaaccCCTTTCTACAGTTCGTTCTCCGTTTTGTCACCTAAATGCGTGtgtgtctgtctgtctgtctgcgTGTGTGAACGATGCCTGTGCTCGATGAAGAAAAAGGCGATCGTGCGAAGTGGAAGCAACTACCCCCGGATAGCGCAGAGTTTATGGACGTGATGAAACGCCGACGTTCGTGCCCTCTTCCCCCACACAGtaattgtcaattaattaacCAAATGGATTTTCCATCGAGTTTTCTCGCGGACCGTTTGTATCCCTGTCCGACGcgtcattaattaattaatggaaGAATAAATCTCCTGCGGTCGTTCTTAGCCGcgctttgaaaattttcacgcAACTCCGCTTCGAAGGGTACTTTGGTAGGTAAACATTTCTATAAATCCCCGCTTCGAAGGGCACTTCTTCGATCGGTAAAACTTAGCACGACTTCCGGAGGATGCAATGAACGTCGATCGTCGAATATTGAGACAAGAAAATGCCGGAAGAAATCGTGTATTCGCGGTGACACCAGTCGGGAGAGGTGAAGCCTAATAAATATACGCGAATAAAAACTAAAACGATGTTCCTTTCTTAAGAGAAACTATGATGTGCGAACAGGACGATCGTGACGGATCTGTAAATGACGATTGTACGCAACAGAGAAGAAGGCGAACAGCAGAAGAACGTGGACTTTGTTAGATTCAAAATGTCGCTATGTTTCACGCATTTTCGAATATATCCTCTCGGTATATGTAATGCCCCGTTATGCTTGTGCTCGAGAGCTTAAAACAGCGAAGGAAGAGAACACAACGAATCACGATGattaatacaaaaaaataGGAACAAACAGTGTAAGCATACAGTGTGAggaacatatatatatatacacacatatatatatatatatatatcgtgTACAAACGTAACGCGCAAGGAACTTTATGCTAGAATGATTCACATTGTGTCGTACGCAATCCTGCTGTGTTAAtgtttcattttgaaaatctttCTTTTCTGTTCTCGATACGCGTGCCGTGTTACGAACGAAGGTAGATGGTCGCGGGGGTATTAAGTAACGATTGTCTCGCTGAACATCCGAAGCAAACGCATCATCCACACCGATGAACATGCTGTTCCCGACGATGTATCCTCCGCAAGGATCGCGCGAACCATTGgctaagaaaaaatgaaataagacGATAAAACCTGACAGCCTCGGCCGATCAACGTATCGACGACGAActggaaaatattttcatcagCTATCCTGTCTGCACCTGGTCACACACGCGTAACGACGATAAAGGAAAGGACGAAAAGTTCGACAAGATTCGATACACGGGGCAATCAGGGCCTGTGCGTTGGCGTTCGATCGGGCTCCGCGCTTGTTAGAAATCTTTCAGCCTAACGTATGATCCGGTCTTCCTCTTACACACCCATATCCTCTCACATCCTACCGTTATGTACTCCACGCCGTATCCTCGCAACCACACTCTCCTACCTCGCATACGCTTGCACAATACGTACTTACGATATACCtcttacaatatttttttttttatattcatttattctattaattatATCAATACTGTTGACGGATAGAGATTCATTCACAGCTCGCACCAGAGCGAATGATCGTCTCTGCCGTGCGCGGCGTaccgtttcattttcttttctcaatAAACATTTACTTGCGTTCTATCTTGcatttcttcttctgtttCCTCTTCTATGTCCCCTATCTCCCCCCCTACCCCCCACCCCCAAGAAAGCGTTTCACCGATACTTAAACTTCCTTCTACATTTTCTTACATACTTTGTTTTCTTTCGACGTAACGTCTTATCACACGCAAAACGCTTGGCCTCAGCGGCAAAACCAGAGGCCGTCACGGTTCTCGTCACGGCGCGTCGTTTCCGTCGATCCACCGCGAAGCGTACGAGCTTACGATACAGCCGATCCCTCGCCTTCCGGTATCCTGATTCACCCATCGAACTCGACGAACTCGGAAACACCGTGCACGCCTCCCCGTATACCGCCCGTTCGACAGGCGATCCGCCTCGAACGGGCACACGCGTGCGTCCATCTTCAGCCCCGAAATCGGGGTCGGTCACAGCACGAGACTAAAACTGCGAACAATGCGAACGACGCGTAAAAGCTAGTAAACGAAACGCGCACTTCTCTCTTTTGTACCGAGTCCTTCGCGTTCGTCGCGTTCGCCGTCGCGGGTCTGGATCCTCGGGAAGCAGAGCTGGTCCTctaggaggaggaggaggatcaCTTGTGGCCACGCTGCGCGAGGAAGTATTCGATCTGTTGCAAACAGATCAGCTGCTGCATCAGGCTCTGCAACGGATCCTGGCCCTGGGACTGAGGTTGCTGCGCTTGCTGCAACGGTTGCGGCAATGTTCCAACCGGTGGTTGACCAACCGGCGGCAGCATAGCGCCAGCAGCCGACTGCTGCTCGGCCAACAATTGTCGCTGAAGCTGTTGCGCCTGGTAGTGAGCGACCGCGACCAATTCCGAGGATTCCATCCCCATGGATGCCGCAGCAGCGGCCGCGGCCGCGGCGTGACCCAGTTGAACGTGCTGTTCCGAACGATGATGGCTGGCCAGGGCGGCCGGATGACAGGCTGCCAACGGGTGTACACCGACGTGCGACAGTCTGCCGGCCGAACAACCGGACGAGGCCAGGTACGCGCCGGGGAGGTTGGGGTTCTCGCCCCGCTAGGGAGCCATGTTCTTGGGCCTGCGCCCCCGTCGCCCCCTGGTAGGGGGGCGCGGGGACTCCTGGCCTCACTGGCTCACCGCAGGGCTCTTCTTGTCTTGTTGCTGTTGACTGGCATCCTGAGACCCCTGTACACCCGTCGCTGCACCGCCTTGCCCGCCTTGTACTCCCTGGAACAGGTACGCGAGACCAGGGAACGCTTCAGTTTCGAGATCGGCCAGCGTGTATCCTGCATGGAAATTCACGAGACAGTGGAACGGTTACTACCTGACTACCAGGTCCTCCCTGTGGCGGGCCGGGACCACGGTCTGGCGGCCAAGAGTTGCCCGGTGTTGGTTCCGAATGGAACTGGTGGGGATGAGGTGGCGGTCCACCCTGAGTGTCGTGACTGTGAGGGTCCAGGCTGTTCGCCGCGTCGTACTGCGTGTTCTCCAGCCTTGTAATCAACCGCTCGTCCTCGTCGCCGAAGTCGCCACCCATCAGGGATGGTTCACCCACCACCATCACGTCCTGCGGAGAAAAATTTCGCGGATGAAGTAAACGTATTTCAGTATAGACGTGGACAGTTTCGTCCGGCGGACTCACCTGAGACGCTAGGGAAAAATTTGGACCGGGTGATCTCTTCTTGCTAGGTGCCGGAGGCGCGTTGTTGCCCGGCCCCGAGGTGCTACCCTTTCGCTTTCTTCGTTTACTAGCCGGCCTCTGCGATTCTGCAAGAACAGGTCCCGGATCAGGTCGTTAGATCGTGCAGGGGGAGGATATGCTAGCCATGTAGCAGCGCGCTAAGAAACTTCAGACCGCTACCCAGCTTTGGACCTTTATTTCGCGTCAAAGGTCTCTGACACACAGAAGCATGCATGCATCGATGGACGAACAGATAGACAGACGTATGTCTCTCGCGTCTCTGTCGTCCCTTTTTCCAACGAAAGCTACTCAAAAGAAGTCAGCACTCACGTCGAAGTGTCTTTTTACAGAGAAACACGCATCGCATCGCATCGCATCGATACGATCCTATATACGCTTGTTAACGCTCTCGGTTCCGTGATTTCGTCGACCTTGAAGAGAGGCAGGGCCGCGCAGGATGATCCGACGGGGGGATCGCGGGCtaaaaaggaagaggaaacgCGGTGCACGCATACGCATGATAAAAAGGCTCGATAAGTGTTCGAGAAGAGGCGGTTTACGAGTCCAAGTGGCACGCAACGCGGGCGAACGAATCGGGGAAACATTGGAAAGCACTACGTTATCTACCGGCAACCATCGACCGTGAGACTCAAAGTTGCTCGATTCCGCGGAAACAGAAGCTTTTCATCCAAGCAGATACGATTCAAGGTTAACCCATTCAACCGATCGCTGAATCGTGGAAACAAACCGTAGCTTGTTTCCATGCTACTTTGCGAATTCGTATGCAACCACGATCGAGTCGTGCCGCAACATCGTGACCGGTAACGGTTGAGCGAAAAAAAACGGCAGGAAACTGGAATGCTCCCCCTGTTTCAACTACGTTAGCAACAACAGCAATTAGCaagtgaaagaagaagaaagatacAAGAGGATCGATCGAGGAAAGGGAAATAGTTCTGGTCTTCGAAAGCAACTGGAACCGAGATTCGTAACGCGGCAAACGTTGGCCGACGACAAATTTCCGTCGTATCGCGATCGAAAAACGAATCCTGCGGTAGACTGGTCGGCCGTTTGGCTCCACTGGCTGGTGCTTCTCATGTAAAGCAACTGTTCGTCTACCTCTCTTACCCGGCGGGGCAATCATCCTCTGCCATTTCTGGAACAAGGTCGTCTTCAAGCAATCCCGTGGTGACAACGCGTACGCCTTGTGCCTCGACATTAGCTCCTGCATCGGTTCCAAGATCACGCATAACTGAAAacggaaaagagaaagatattctacgattaaaaaaagaaaccgtTCGGTATAGGGAGCGTATGAAAAAGGGTGTTAATACATCGTTAGGAGTAAATCGTGATAAAATGATATTCATCTAAAAGGGAAACGAAAATATTCGCTGGATACGGAGAAACGAAATAAACGCGAGAGCGTTATTTAATCCGACCCGACTTCGACAGGGAACTTATGCGAGCtattaatatgaaaattatcgtATACATCGTGTATAGCCCGGTTGAAAATAAACTTCCTAAAATATATTTCCACGGTGCGTAGCACACGCGAGTGCTGCGAGCAAATTAAATTTGGTTTATGTTTGCCGTGATAAAACTGAAATccattttacattattatcgTGAGCGCGTAATTTCCTGTCTGCCTTTATATCATAATGACgacaattaaaataatcgaTAACTCAGGGCGATTGGACGGAGAGGCGACGCGTttcgaatttatttcaaattaccaaataccaaaatgaaaaaaaggaaaaaagagaattttcctaattaaacaaaatatacagaactgatattaaaaaacaaaggGTACGAGTCGCGGATAAAAGAAACGTTTAAAGCGCGTTCCTAATTAGCCGAGTCTTTCTCAATCCCGTAACGAAGAACAACCGGACGTGGGTAGATTTTCTCTGACAGCTTTCGATCAACGACACAACAATCGTTTCAGCGAACAGAGAGTAACGATACGCGCGAGTGAAAGCGCTTCCGAGCGTGCAAAGAAGGTGGATCGTAAACCCGGATATACTGTCTGATACTTTCGCGAGACGATCACCTCGCGATACTTGGCCCATTTAGCCCTTTGCTTTCCATGTTTACATTTCACCTCGCCAACTGTTGTTCCGGCACAAATTTCACCGTGAGAATGTTCGCTATTTTATCGGGTACGAATTCACCAGGTTACAAGACACGGAGGAACTCGTAAAGCCGACGACACGGTTGACACGCCCGATGGCAAGGAGGTTTAGTTATACTTACCCTAAGGTAGTTCAGGGTAGAATTGGTGATGCCCTGCCTGGTAATGTTTTTGCTAAGCTGTTCGAGCATCGTCGGGTCCTGTTGCATACCGACCACAGACCTAGGCACCAGCTCCTTGTGCGTCCTCACAGCCATATGCCACGACTTTATCCTCATAAGGTCGTCAAACGTGAATTCCAATATTAATCTACCCTCCGTGCATACCTGGGAAACGAACATACACGTTTAAATGCCATCGAAACAATGGATGTTGTAGCAAAGTAACCTGTTCACCGGCAGAATGAATCGAGATCGAACGATTTACCTTCGTGAACATCGGTTTTCCGTGATGCGTGACCATTACGCAGTGATCACAGTCGAGGGTTATGCTTGTATTATGAAATGACTCCTTGGGGTGCTTCAAATTGTAGTAAAGTTCCGTCACTCCGCCCTCGAATATCGAGCGGAAGTACCTAGGTATTAACGTCCTACCTATCGCTGCAAGGATGAACAAACAGCTCGTTAGTTGACCGAAGGGTTAACATGTCTACCGATTGTCGGAATTTTTTCATAACTTTCTCGCTAACAAACGCGCCAGAGGGAAAAGTTGGGAAGTCGAGGTATTTCAAGAGAAAATTCAGTGAAAAGCTGTTGGAACTCGGTGGCTGACACTTACTGTATCTCTTGGGACCATCCTCCAAGCAAAACGAGAGGGTTAAGGTTGCGTCGTCCTCGAAGAATTCGGTCGCGAATGCGTCCCACCAGAGATTATCGCTCTCCTGTAACAAAAAAAGCAAACGGAAAGATTGTAATATCGAACACATCCGGTCAAACGATATCGAAGTTCCATAACAGCGGTTACTATC
It encodes the following:
- the LOC123988041 gene encoding oligodendrocyte transcription factor 2-like, whose protein sequence is RGENPNLPGAYLASSGCSAGRLSHVGVHPLAACHPAALASHHRSEQHVQLGHAAAAAAAAASMGMESSELVAVAHYQAQQLQRQLLAEQQSAAGAMLPPVGQPPVGTLPQPLQQAQQPQSQGQDPLQSLMQQLICLQQIEYFLAQRGHK